Part of the Gracilimonas sp. genome is shown below.
GAAACTTCGCCCGTGCGAGTGAAATCCATTGAACTCAACATAATAAAGAGCACAACTAAAACCCCTCCCGTTATTCCGAGCGGCAAATAAAGCTTTTTGAATTCATTCTTCTTGGAGCTCACAAAATCCGCAAACCAGTCAAGCCCATACACGGCCACTACCGAATAGCAAAAGGCAACTAAAGTCAGCCAGGTTTCCGGGGCTCTGAACTTATCGAAATAGGGGATATAATCGAAGGCAAATTCATTCAGCAATCTGAAGTTACCGCCCCATGAGAAAAGGATGCCGAGCGTTCCGGCAGCAAAAAAGGCATACATGGTTTTACTGCGCCGCTTCATTAATGCAAGGATTACGAACGGCAAACTGAGTGCCCCAAAATAGTGGGGACCGGAAGTAACAGATTTGGGTCCCCAGTATTCCGGTGAAGCTCCGCCAAAAATATTGGGCATAATCAGCGTCCAGGTTTCCCGAATTCCCTGCGACCAGGCAAAAGCATAGCTGGAGGTGAGGCCGGTTGAATTATCAAGGGCTGAGCCCCCGCGAATACTGTATTCGGCATATTCCTGAAGAGCAAGAAGTTTTTGTGCATGGCCTAACAGCCCAACAATACCACCTGCTAACAAAAATATTGTTGTTAAGCCCCATTCTTTAAGCCGGTGATCTTTGTAAGCCTTCCAGGTATCGAAAACCCAAAGCGATCCTAACAGATAAGCAAAGTAATACGTTATTTGAGGATGGGCAGACCGAAGCTCAAGTGTGACAGCAACTGAGAAAAGAAGGAGACCGGGAAGTTTCTTTTCTTTTCGTGTAAGCAGCCAATATCCGGCAATCATCCAGGGAGCAAAGGCCAGGGCTTCAAATTTAGAAGTATGTCCCGCTACAATAATAATCGGGAAATAGGTGGTTAAGCCGTACATCAAGCTGCCAAATAAAGACGTCAAAGTCCGGAAACCCATCATCACTAAAAGGAAATAGGTGCCGGAAAGGAGCACCCAGTATTGAAAAGCCGGGTAGATGTTGGAAAATAAACTTGCAATACGATCTAAATATGGGACAGCATCCTTTGTGGATACCACAAAAGAAGGCATGCCGCCAAACATATTGTTAACCCACAGCGGCTCCTTGTCATAGGTTTCGCGGTATTCAATTACAGACTCCGCACCGGCTCTCCACTGGGTAATGTCGTGTCTTTTAAATTCTTTGCCTCCTATTGTTGTAGCAGTAAACAGCACAAACGGAATCAGAAATAGAATGACCAGCGCAATAATATGCTGGCGACTATCAGGGAGCTTGGCAAAGAAATCCTGTTGGGAGGCGTTTTTGGGGTCTGTCATAAAAGAGGGGTTATTCAATCACTTTAGGAACACGGAAGTAGTCGCTGTCGGAATCGGGAGCGTTTTTGAGTGCGTCATCATGCGAAAGAGGAGCTTCGGCTTTGTCTTTTCGAAGGCGGCTATCTAGGTCAATCACATGCTCCAGCGGCTCAACATCAGAGGTGTCCAGTTCATCCAGGCGATCCATATAATCCAGAATTTTATTTATATCCTGAGCAAAGGATTTTACTTCTTCCCCGGAAAGTTGGAGTCGGGCCAGGTCGGCCATGTATCGAACATCTTTTTCAGTTACAGACATATATATGGTTTATTTGTTTTGGCTGAATTTAAGAAACATTGGGTGAAAGATTAATCGGTTTTTAAATTTGTTATAAATAGGGGCTGTTTTGAGAATGAAGGTTCTATATTTTAGGTTCAAACTTGGCATCTTGCAGATTTTATTTCCATTTTAAGCAACTATTTTATCTCCATGATCAAAAAGAAAGTAACCATAATAAATTCAGCGGGTTTACATGCGCGTCCATCGGCGCAGCTAGTTAAACTTGCCAGTAAGTTTAAGTCCGATTTTTTCATACACAGCTATGGATATCGGGTTAACGGGAAAAGTATATTGGGAGTTATGACGCTGGCTGCTGAATCCGGTGCGGAATTAGAGTTGGAGGTTGAAGGGCCGGATGAAGAAGAAGCCATGGAAGCCATCGTAGATCTGGTAGAGAATAAATTTGGAATGGAAGACGAATAACAGCCGGATACATATACTATGGAAGCCACAAACACCGATGAAATTACATTAAAAGGCCGAAGTGTTGGCTCCGGTGTGGCTATAGGTAAAGCTGTTTTATTGAGCTCCGAATCCAAGACGGTTACTCCAACCTCGATTAATAAATCGGCGGTAAAGAAGCATAAAAATCGATTTTTAAAAGCGAAGGAGAGTCTTATTGCTGAGCTTCAGCTGATGGCCGATGAACTGAATGATGCCGGCTCAGTAGAAATAATTGATACGCAGAAGCAAATTATTCTGGATGCCGAAATTGAGAGGAGCGTTTTTGAAATCATAGAAGACAAGCTCCTTAGTGTTGATTTCGCCATCTATCAAACCTACTGCCAGTTTATTGAGCGACTGAAACAAAGTGGTTCCGAATTGTTCCGGCAGCGCATTGTAGATCTTGAGGACATACGGGACCGGTTCATAGACCTGGTTTGTGATCAAAAGAAAAAGAAATCGGTAAAGAAAGGCTCGCTTATCGTCGCGCGTGAAATCAGCCCAACCGACCTGGTTTCTTATTATGAAGACGGTGCCATTGGCTTGGTCATGGAGAAAGGTGGGGTAACCTCTCATGCTGCCATTATCGCCAAATCGCTTGGAATTCCCTGTATTGTAAGTGCCGAAAAAGCGACCAAGGAAGTGCTTAATGATAAGATGTTAGTTCTGGATGCCGCAGAGGGAACCTTGATTTTAAACCCGTCGCGTAAAACCATATCCAGATATCGTAAAAAAGCTGAAGAAGCTGCCCGGAAAAAGAAAAAGCGCCTCGACAGTTTTGAGACGGCCGATGGCGTTTCCCTGAAAATTACAGCTAATATTGAATTCGAGGCCGAGCTTCCAAAAATAAAAGAACACGGCGCGCAGGGTATTGGGTTGCTGAGAACGGAGAGCCTGTTATTTGGCCACCGGTTAAGAAAAAGCATGGAAGAACAACGAGCTTTTTATTCGGCTGTGTTAGAACGATCCACCGGGTCGGTTACGATTCGGTTGTTCGACATTGGCGGAGATAAAACCAGCAGCCGGACGGTGAAAGAGGCGAACCCGTTTTTAGGATGGAGAGGCATACGCCTGCTGCTGGACGAAAAAGAACTCCTCCAAAATCAGCTCAAAGCAATTGTTAGAACTGCAGCTGCATATCCGGGAAGAATTCGGGTTTTGGTGCCCATGGTATCTGTGATCGATGAAGTAGCTGAGATTAAGAATGAACTTGAATCCGTTATAACAGAACTGAAAACGGAGGGTGTAGAGTTAGGTGAATCGATTCCGCTTGGGTTGATGGTGGAAGTACCGAGTGTTGCCCTTTCTGCTTATCACTTTGCCAAAGAAGTGGATTTTTTAAGCGTGGGTACTAACGACCTCACACAATATACGATGGCGGTGGATCGCGGAAATGAGCGCATCTGCAATCTATTTCAGCATTACCACCCTTCTGTGCTGCACTTGATTAGTAACACGGTTAAGGGAGCGGAAAAAGCCGGCATTGACGTGAGCGTATGTGGCGAACTGGCCGGTGATGAAATCGGCGCAGCCTGCCTTATCGGTATGGGCATTCAGGAGTTGAGCATGGTGCCTGAGTCGATACCCGAAATCAGTGAACTCCTTCACTCCAAGACCAAAGCAGAGTTTGAGCAATTTGCAAAATCTGCACTGGAGCTATCCTCCGTTGAAGAGCTTGAAAAACTTTTTGAAGACTGGAAGAACTGAGTTCCTACTTCTGAGCAACTCCTATCACACCACAAGCAACGCGACTTCCGGCAGCTCCTGTGGGTTGTGACTCGAGATCATCTTCTCCTGCATGTATAATGATACCTCGTCCTAAAATCTGATCGAGCGTTACGGTTTGGTCTGTGTAATCTACCGTAGCCTTGCCGTTTTCATTGGCTTCAATATTTCCGAGGTCGCCCATGTGCCGTTCGGCATCAGATGGTGCTCCATGCTGATTATTGGCAGGATTAAAATGTCCTCCTGCGCTGGTTCCATCATCAGCTGTACAGTCTCCGTACTCATGAATGTGAAAACCATGATTTCCGGGCTCGAGCCCTTCAAAACTACCTCGGACCTGTACTCCATTTTCGGCTTCAGAAAACATTACAGACCCGCTGACATCGTTTTCCCCAACCGGCATTACAGTTGCGACTAATTCAGAATGAGCCGGCTCTGCCTGCATCGATGTGGATTCCGTTTCGGTGTTTTTTGTACATCCGGTTACCATTAGTAAGAAAGCGAAAATCACAGAATAGAGCTTCATATAAAATGTTTGGTTGTTTTGAGATTCGCTAATTCAACATCAAATCCAAGAGCTTCATTCATTCAGTATAGACTCCCGAAGCTTTTTAAATGATTGAAGGTGAGACTGTAGCTTATCATATAAAGCGGGCTTTTTCTTTCTCAATTTGCGCCCGGAACGCGGACTAAAAAGCTGCTTAGCCCTGATAAACAATGGGGCAGTAAGTACACTTAAAGCCAGGTATCCAAGTATGAAGCCTCCATCAACTCCGGTAAAAAGTAAAATCAGAGAGACCAGTACATAGAAAATCGGCAGTAAAAATAAGCTACTCAGGAATTTTATGGATGAGTCAAAAGCATTGTCTCTGATCACATTCCTGATCAAATAACGAATGGGTTGGTAAGGGATGATATTGTTCAAGAGGCTGAACAGGTAAAACGGAAAGAGGACGAAATCTTTCACCCCAACCTGTTTTCCACAGGCTAACTCATTAAGATCCACATCGTGTTTATCAGCTATTTTAGTCAGTTCCTTTGCTTTTTCTATAAGTTCAGGAGTGATGTGCTCGTGGGTTTTCCGGATTCTTGGATTTGCTATTTCCGGGTCAATGATCTTGAAGTTATCGGGCTCCAGGTCATCCCACAAAATCTTATGTACGGGATATTCATTTAAGTCCTCCACATGAAATACAAGTTCCTTCATAGCATCTGAAACCTGCTCTTTCATAGTTTCTACAGCTTCCTTTTCGTCTTTTTCAAGCAGAGATCGGAAGTTGCTCACCGGAATGGGTTTCCCATAATTAACCTGAACCGCATTTCCACCGGTGCGGTGTTCACTGTAATTCACCCCAACCGGTACAATCTGTAAATCCAGTTCCCAATTGTGCTTTTCTTCTGCACCAAAAGCAATACGGGTAAAACCCTTACTTAGTGGCCTGATCCTTCGTTTTAGATTATGATTGGCTTCGGCAAAAACCAGAACGGTATCTTTATTTTTGAGGTATTGGATGCATTTCTCAAAAATCTCGTTGTTCTTTTGAACCGACTTCAATCCATCGCGCACACGGTAAACGGGCATCATATTGATGGACCATAGGAATTTCCCAATGATATCGGGTTTAAAGGCCTGCGCCCGGGTAAGAAAGTAAATTACCGGTTTGGTGGTAGTTGCCACATGCAGAGCATCCATGAATGAATTCTGGTGATTAGGCACATAGAGAATGGGTTTGTCTTTGGGGAGATGCTCCTTGCCGGAAGTTTTAACGGTGGAATAAAAAAAGCGTAATCCATTTCCTACTACAGTATGTCGCCAAAACTGGTACCACAAATAATTTTTTTTACGCATTAGTAAAGACGCGTTGTAAAGTTGATTTTCCAATTGACCAGTACCATCCGATACTGAGACCGGCAATAATATGCCAAATGCCCCACCATGCAGCCACTAAAGCCATACCGCCGAGCCCGTCAAAGAAATTGAAAATCAGCAATAAACCCAAGCCCGAATTTTGAATTCCGGTTTCAATGGCAATGGACTTACGATCCGGTTTCGGAAGCTTGAAGATATACCCCAATCCGTAACCGCTCATCAGAGCAACTGCGTTATGGAAAAATACCAGGGCGATAACCAGATGTACGTAACTCGTAAAGTGCTCGAAGTTCATGCTGAAGGCCACAATCACAAAACCGGCAAAAAAGATAATTCCGAAGTTCTTAATAAACGGGGATATTTTTTGGGAGAAGGTGTCTTTGAAGTGCCGCAGGGTCATCCCCAGGATAAGCGGTATCCCGAGAATCAGGATGATAATTCGAAATACTTCAAAGAGGTCGAGGTGAATTTCAGTAAGGATGGCGTTTGTGGGGCCGTATAAACTGGCCCAGAAGGCAAAATTAAAGGGGGTCATGAATATGGAAAGCAGGGTGGCGAAGGCCGTCATGCTCACCGATAAGGCCGCATTTCCTTTCGCTAAAAGAGAGAAAAAGTTGGATATATTTCCTCCCGGGCAAGCGGCAACCATCATCATTCCCAATGCAAAACTGGGGTGTGGCTCCATCAAAACAACCAATAAAAAAGTAAGTGCAGGGAGTAAAAAAAACTGGGAGCAAAGACCGATAACAGTGCCTTTTGGGTTCTTGGCTACTTTCTTGAAGTCCTCAACGGTCAGTTCCAGAGCTACCCCAAACATGATGATCGCCAGCGACACATTCATGATGTGCAGTCCGCCACTGTTCAGGTTCAACTGAAGGGCATCAATCGATTCGCTCATAATTTTATACTAACGTTAGATGTATTTTTCAGCCCAGGTGGCCATTACCTTACCCACATATTTGCTGTCTTTATCGTCGGAAAGCAGGTGACTGGCCTCGTCCAAGGATACAAAACTTTTGGGATGTTTTGCGGCATTAAAAATCATAGAGGCATTATCGATGCCTACCGTATTGTCGAGAGGAGAATGGAAGATCATCAAAGCGCGGTCCAGTTTTTTGATGAAATCCGACATCCGGGCTTCTTTCAGGTCATCCAGAAATTGTTTCTTAATGGTGAATTTCCGCCCGGCAAGGGTGACTTCAGCCTCTCCCTTTTCCTCAATTTCAGCAAGGTGCATACTGAAATTTTCGCGTACATGAGCGGGGTGAGCCGGAGCTGCAATAGTTGCTACGGCTTTCACAGAATCCATGTGATGAGCCGCTTGCAAAACAGCAGCTCCCCCCAGTGAATGTCCGGCTAAAATCGTGGGTGCATTACCTTCAGCTTCTAAATATTTATAGGCAGCAACCAGGTCATCTACATTGGATGAGAAATTGGTGTTAGCAAAGTCACCGTCGCTTTCGCCGAGCCCGGTAAAATCAAACCGGAAAGTGGCAAACCCCAGTTCGGCGAGTATAGAGGTGATATTACTCATTACTTTCAGGTTCTTGGAGCAGGTAAAGCAGTGTGCAAACAAGACCGTGCCTTTTTGTTCATTTTCCGGGAGGTCAAGTTTGGCAGAAAGTGTATCCCCGAGACTGCCGGTAAATTCTATTTTCTTTGATTTCATGAGTGTAGTATTATTGGCGTGTAATTTTTAAGATAATCAACATTATGAGTAACACAACGCATCCTTTCCATCTCGCATTTCCGGTTAAAGATCTTGAAGAATCCTATAAGTTCTACCATGATCTTCTGGGATGTGAAACCGGCCGGAGTTCCGACAGCTGGATCGACTTCAATATGTGGGGGCATCAGGTAGTCGCTCATCTCAGCCCGGACGAAGCCAAACAATCCGCCATGAACGCGGTAGATGGACACGGAGTCCCGGTTCGTCACTTTGGGGTGATTTTGGAAATGGACGAATGGCAAAAGCTTGCCGACAAGCTAAAAGCTGCAGATATCGAATTTGTGATAGAGCCGTACATTCGCTTCAAAGGCGAACCGGGCGAGCAGGCAACCATGTTTTTCCTCGACCCGTCCGGAAATGCGCTGGAGTTCAAGGCCTTTCAAAATAAAGATCAGATTTTTGCTAAGTAATCCGCTTTGGGGAATTGAAAATGAAAAATTCTACATTTTGAATAGGTGACGGGGGGTGAAGTAAGAGATTGGTAGTTGAATGCGTCAACAATCTGATAACGTTCTCATCAGGTAATTACCGCTATGAAAGCTCTGGTCTTATTTACTTTTGGCAATGCAGGCAAGGCGTTAATGCTGGTTCTGTTACTATTCGTTTTTTCCTGCGATCATACAACAGTTAGCAGTGATGAGGATTCCCGGTCCGGTTTTCAAACCGAAAGCGAGTGGCTGGTAGCTGAACATGAAATCATTGATGGAGGCCCGGGGAAGGACGGCATTCCGCCTATCGAAGAACCTGAGTTTTCGGATGCGTCAGAAGTCACATTCATCCCGGATAACAGGCGCGTAATTGGATTGATAAAGAATGGAGAACCTACCGCCTATCCCTACCAAATATTGGACTGGCATGAGATTGTGAATGATGAAAGTCAGGTTACGATTACGTTTTGTCCACTCACGGCAACCGGAATTGCATGGAGCCCCAAAGAAGGCCCCGATTTTGGCACATCCGGGCTCATATACAGGAACAACCTGATAGCCTATGACCGGAAAACAGGCTCGTTATGGTCGCAAATGAGACTGAGAGCCATTCACGGAGAGCACCTCGGGGCAAGCATTGATCCGTTGAATGTGTTGGATACGACCTGGGAAACCTGGAAGTCGATGTTTCCTGAGTCAAAGGTTTTAAATACCAATACCGGCTACAGCAGAGATTATGAGAAATATGCCTATGGCCGAACGTATGAAGAAATGGATGGGGTGATCCTTTTTCCAACCGTAAACAGAACCGATACCCGATTGAATGCCAAAGACAGGGTGCATGGCATTTTTACTGGAGACGGCTTAGATCAGGACTCAAATGTGCGGGTGTATGAATACAGCGCCTTTGGTGAGGATATAAAGACTATTCATGATGAATTTGAGGGAGAGAAATTTGTGATTGTTGGGAGTACAAAGCTGAGTTTTGTTATTGCTTATAAATCAGATCTGAATGGCGAAGATCTGGAATTTGAACCCGTGCAGGACGAGCTCCCCGTGGTGATGGTGGATCAGAGCGGTACTAAGTGGAATGTGTTTGGTGAAGCTGTTTCCGGCCCGAATGCAGGCGGTCGCTTATTTCCTGCCAAATCTTATTCAGGCTATTGGTTTGCATTCCGGGATATGTTTAACCTGCCGGAAATCTATGGATTTGAAAGCTGATGGGGTGAAACCTATAAACCTGAGTTCGATTAATATTAGATGACTGGCGTTGCCTGAATAACCAAATAACCCTTCCAGGGTTACGGCAATGATCCTGACTCAGGAAAAGGGGTTTAACCCTGGAAGGGTTAAGTTTAAAAGCTTTTGAGTGTTAAGGAGATTGCCTGCCGGTTTAAGGTTCTTTTTCAACCCATCGAAGGTCGTTTTGAATGAAGGTAACAAAGGTTAGGAGGTTCTGTACCTGCCAGTAATCCCGGATGTCTTTTTCCGGGTCTTGATAAGAATAGGAACGGGTAGTGTCTCCATTAAAAACTTCGAAGCTGTACACCCGACGGGGCAGCTGACCGGAATCAGGAACCCAGCCTTCGATCTCGTTTTGAGGCTGAATTTGGTAGAGCTTCAGGAAGTCAACAAACAAGTCAAAATCGCTCCAGGAGCTGTCGTTGGCCGAAACATATTCCGATTGCACCACTTTCTCTCCCTCGGCATTCAGCGTGTACACGGTCAATTCACCGGTCCAGGTGGTGTCGTTCTTGAAAAAATCAAAATAGACGGCCTCGTTGATGTTTAATGAAATACGCTCATCCGGCTGTACTTCTTCCTGAACCATTTCATCAGCCACAGAAACCGCATTCTCAGAAGATGAGCAACCGATTATTGCTGTCATCAATAATAAAATTCCTGCTATGTAGAATTGTTTACCCATAATCTTTAACTGTCAATCGACATTTCTTGTTCAATCACCTCAATCCGGCTCTGATATTCTTCCCATTTCGAATAATGGTCTGTAAGGTCGGCCTTGAGTTGGTCATATTCTAATGAGAATTTCTTTACGTTCTCGGCATCGTCATAGAAGTCCGGTTTGGTCATCTCTTCTTCAATCTCGGCTTTCCTCAGTTCCTTCTCCTCAATCTCTTTCTCCAGTGCTTCCGCTTTCTTACGGATGGGTTTTGTTCGGCGGCTAAGTTCATTCCGGCGTTCAGCTTCAATACGGCGCTGCTCTTTTCGGGAAAGCTGGTTGTCTTCTTTGGTTTCTTTTTGGGGTGAGGGCTTCTCTGATGCTGCCTCGGCTTCTTCTCTTTTTCGTGTGAGATAGTAAGACACATTCCCCAAATACGTTTTGATGTACCCCGGCTGAACATCCAGCACTTTATCAACGATGGGATCCAGAAAATCCCTGTCGTGCGATACAATAACTACAGTCCCTTCATACTGTTGAATGGCCTGTTGCAGGATATTCTTGCTGCTCATATCCAGATGGTTGGTAGGCTCATCAAAAATCAAGAGGTTGGCAGGAGAGAGCAGCATCTTGGCCAGTGCCAGCCGGCTTTTCTCTCCACCGGATAAAACCTTCACTTTTTTAAAGACATCATCTCCCTGAAATAGAAAACAGCCAAGTATGGTCCGCAGCCTACTTTCTTTAGCATCGGAGCCGGCTTCTTTCAGGGTTTCCAAGGCATCCTTTTTAGGGTTTAGCTCATCGGCCTGGTGCTGGGCAAAATAGTTTACCGTCACGTTATGCCCTTCAATCCGTTCTCCTTTTTGGTGGGGTTCCATTCCAGCAAGAATCCGGATTAATGTTGATTTCCCGGCACCGTTTGGTCCAACCACCGCAATTTTATCGCCCCGTTCAATTTCATAATCAATGCCTTCAAAGACCTGAGTATCATCATAACTTTTGTGAAGATTTTCGAGCTTCATAACCACTTGTCCGCTTCGGGGAGGTTCCGGAAACCGAAAGGAAACTTTACTCTGTTCCTCTTCCAGTTCAATGCGATCCATTTTCTCAAGCTGCTTCACCCGGCTTTGCACCTGACTGGCTTTCGAAGCTTTATATCGGAATCGGTCTATAAATTCCTGGGTCTGCTGGATTTTCTTTTCCTGATTCTTCTTGGCATTCTGCAGGAGCTCTTTTTCCTCTTCCCACTTTTTTTCATAGAATGAATAGTTGCCGGCATAATCGCTGATTTCACCACTTCTCAATGCCAGTGTACGGTTGGTGATGGTGTCCAGAAAAGCCTTGTCGTGAGAAACCACAACTACAGCGCCTTCATACGAATTCAGGAAGTT
Proteins encoded:
- the ptsP gene encoding phosphoenolpyruvate--protein phosphotransferase yields the protein MEATNTDEITLKGRSVGSGVAIGKAVLLSSESKTVTPTSINKSAVKKHKNRFLKAKESLIAELQLMADELNDAGSVEIIDTQKQIILDAEIERSVFEIIEDKLLSVDFAIYQTYCQFIERLKQSGSELFRQRIVDLEDIRDRFIDLVCDQKKKKSVKKGSLIVAREISPTDLVSYYEDGAIGLVMEKGGVTSHAAIIAKSLGIPCIVSAEKATKEVLNDKMLVLDAAEGTLILNPSRKTISRYRKKAEEAARKKKKRLDSFETADGVSLKITANIEFEAELPKIKEHGAQGIGLLRTESLLFGHRLRKSMEEQRAFYSAVLERSTGSVTIRLFDIGGDKTSSRTVKEANPFLGWRGIRLLLDEKELLQNQLKAIVRTAAAYPGRIRVLVPMVSVIDEVAEIKNELESVITELKTEGVELGESIPLGLMVEVPSVALSAYHFAKEVDFLSVGTNDLTQYTMAVDRGNERICNLFQHYHPSVLHLISNTVKGAEKAGIDVSVCGELAGDEIGAACLIGMGIQELSMVPESIPEISELLHSKTKAEFEQFAKSALELSSVEELEKLFEDWKN
- a CDS encoding HPr family phosphocarrier protein, translating into MIKKKVTIINSAGLHARPSAQLVKLASKFKSDFFIHSYGYRVNGKSILGVMTLAAESGAELELEVEGPDEEEAMEAIVDLVENKFGMEDE
- a CDS encoding DUF3179 domain-containing protein; this encodes MKALVLFTFGNAGKALMLVLLLFVFSCDHTTVSSDEDSRSGFQTESEWLVAEHEIIDGGPGKDGIPPIEEPEFSDASEVTFIPDNRRVIGLIKNGEPTAYPYQILDWHEIVNDESQVTITFCPLTATGIAWSPKEGPDFGTSGLIYRNNLIAYDRKTGSLWSQMRLRAIHGEHLGASIDPLNVLDTTWETWKSMFPESKVLNTNTGYSRDYEKYAYGRTYEEMDGVILFPTVNRTDTRLNAKDRVHGIFTGDGLDQDSNVRVYEYSAFGEDIKTIHDEFEGEKFVIVGSTKLSFVIAYKSDLNGEDLEFEPVQDELPVVMVDQSGTKWNVFGEAVSGPNAGGRLFPAKSYSGYWFAFRDMFNLPEIYGFES
- a CDS encoding 1-acyl-sn-glycerol-3-phosphate acyltransferase — encoded protein: MRKKNYLWYQFWRHTVVGNGLRFFYSTVKTSGKEHLPKDKPILYVPNHQNSFMDALHVATTTKPVIYFLTRAQAFKPDIIGKFLWSINMMPVYRVRDGLKSVQKNNEIFEKCIQYLKNKDTVLVFAEANHNLKRRIRPLSKGFTRIAFGAEEKHNWELDLQIVPVGVNYSEHRTGGNAVQVNYGKPIPVSNFRSLLEKDEKEAVETMKEQVSDAMKELVFHVEDLNEYPVHKILWDDLEPDNFKIIDPEIANPRIRKTHEHITPELIEKAKELTKIADKHDVDLNELACGKQVGVKDFVLFPFYLFSLLNNIIPYQPIRYLIRNVIRDNAFDSSIKFLSSLFLLPIFYVLVSLILLFTGVDGGFILGYLALSVLTAPLFIRAKQLFSPRSGRKLRKKKPALYDKLQSHLQSFKKLRESILNE
- a CDS encoding ABC-F family ATP-binding cassette domain-containing protein, whose translation is MLALENITLHLGDRELLDGVSTFINPGERIGLVGPNGAGKSTLLKIIMGIQECDEGSVALSNEESLGYLPQDGVDPDFTLTVIEEVESAFAELFELEMKVKSVQEKLAEVDHDNKEYEQLMERYGKLQTELESSGLYGLRSEVEKVLMGLGFSEEDFHRSTSEFSGGWLMRIALAKLLLKRPTYLLLDEPTNHLDIESLQWMENFLNSYEGAVVVVSHDKAFLDTITNRTLALRSGEISDYAGNYSFYEKKWEEEKELLQNAKKNQEKKIQQTQEFIDRFRYKASKASQVQSRVKQLEKMDRIELEEEQSKVSFRFPEPPRSGQVVMKLENLHKSYDDTQVFEGIDYEIERGDKIAVVGPNGAGKSTLIRILAGMEPHQKGERIEGHNVTVNYFAQHQADELNPKKDALETLKEAGSDAKESRLRTILGCFLFQGDDVFKKVKVLSGGEKSRLALAKMLLSPANLLIFDEPTNHLDMSSKNILQQAIQQYEGTVVIVSHDRDFLDPIVDKVLDVQPGYIKTYLGNVSYYLTRKREEAEAASEKPSPQKETKEDNQLSRKEQRRIEAERRNELSRRTKPIRKKAEALEKEIEEKELRKAEIEEEMTKPDFYDDAENVKKFSLEYDQLKADLTDHYSKWEEYQSRIEVIEQEMSIDS
- a CDS encoding YfhO family protein; the encoded protein is MTDPKNASQQDFFAKLPDSRQHIIALVILFLIPFVLFTATTIGGKEFKRHDITQWRAGAESVIEYRETYDKEPLWVNNMFGGMPSFVVSTKDAVPYLDRIASLFSNIYPAFQYWVLLSGTYFLLVMMGFRTLTSLFGSLMYGLTTYFPIIIVAGHTSKFEALAFAPWMIAGYWLLTRKEKKLPGLLLFSVAVTLELRSAHPQITYYFAYLLGSLWVFDTWKAYKDHRLKEWGLTTIFLLAGGIVGLLGHAQKLLALQEYAEYSIRGGSALDNSTGLTSSYAFAWSQGIRETWTLIMPNIFGGASPEYWGPKSVTSGPHYFGALSLPFVILALMKRRSKTMYAFFAAGTLGILFSWGGNFRLLNEFAFDYIPYFDKFRAPETWLTLVAFCYSVVAVYGLDWFADFVSSKKNEFKKLYLPLGITGGVLVVLFIMLSSMDFTRTGEVSNIANQIARQNQVSVDNPQVQRRAQSYVNTQLAPEREEKANSDLMRLAIILIVAAGLMYLTTSGKIPVSVSLMGFTLILAVDMISVDKRYIPENTIVAGNVSPEKTLESQRRDIDTFIEERVSADTEYPYRVLPILDNPYSNATPAYFYPMIGGYTGAKLSVIQDVMYGQGPLNLQNQNFNPQLLDLFNVKYVTYVQGLPFDGYQPVFESQNGVVYENQNVLPKAFFVDSVITVQDPNTAFNYLMPRQLDFSETAVVETNQALTSYNDTTSTVEVTNYTGPEMTLELSRAQPGFLVLSEVYYPAGWTATLNGEEIPIYKTNYFLRGMDIPAGEHTLELNFMPRSYEIGVMLGWISVIIQALLAAFWIFTWFKARNSSGS
- a CDS encoding bile acid:sodium symporter family protein, whose protein sequence is MSESIDALQLNLNSGGLHIMNVSLAIIMFGVALELTVEDFKKVAKNPKGTVIGLCSQFFLLPALTFLLVVLMEPHPSFALGMMMVAACPGGNISNFFSLLAKGNAALSVSMTAFATLLSIFMTPFNFAFWASLYGPTNAILTEIHLDLFEVFRIIILILGIPLILGMTLRHFKDTFSQKISPFIKNFGIIFFAGFVIVAFSMNFEHFTSYVHLVIALVFFHNAVALMSGYGLGYIFKLPKPDRKSIAIETGIQNSGLGLLLIFNFFDGLGGMALVAAWWGIWHIIAGLSIGWYWSIGKSTLQRVFTNA
- the gatC gene encoding Asp-tRNA(Asn)/Glu-tRNA(Gln) amidotransferase subunit GatC, whose amino-acid sequence is MSVTEKDVRYMADLARLQLSGEEVKSFAQDINKILDYMDRLDELDTSDVEPLEHVIDLDSRLRKDKAEAPLSHDDALKNAPDSDSDYFRVPKVIE
- a CDS encoding VOC family protein; amino-acid sequence: MSNTTHPFHLAFPVKDLEESYKFYHDLLGCETGRSSDSWIDFNMWGHQVVAHLSPDEAKQSAMNAVDGHGVPVRHFGVILEMDEWQKLADKLKAADIEFVIEPYIRFKGEPGEQATMFFLDPSGNALEFKAFQNKDQIFAK
- a CDS encoding alpha/beta fold hydrolase; protein product: MKSKKIEFTGSLGDTLSAKLDLPENEQKGTVLFAHCFTCSKNLKVMSNITSILAELGFATFRFDFTGLGESDGDFANTNFSSNVDDLVAAYKYLEAEGNAPTILAGHSLGGAAVLQAAHHMDSVKAVATIAAPAHPAHVRENFSMHLAEIEEKGEAEVTLAGRKFTIKKQFLDDLKEARMSDFIKKLDRALMIFHSPLDNTVGIDNASMIFNAAKHPKSFVSLDEASHLLSDDKDSKYVGKVMATWAEKYI
- a CDS encoding superoxide dismutase family protein, encoding MKLYSVIFAFLLMVTGCTKNTETESTSMQAEPAHSELVATVMPVGENDVSGSVMFSEAENGVQVRGSFEGLEPGNHGFHIHEYGDCTADDGTSAGGHFNPANNQHGAPSDAERHMGDLGNIEANENGKATVDYTDQTVTLDQILGRGIIIHAGEDDLESQPTGAAGSRVACGVIGVAQK